The following are encoded together in the Osmia lignaria lignaria isolate PbOS001 chromosome 6, iyOsmLign1, whole genome shotgun sequence genome:
- the Dscam1 gene encoding Down syndrome cell adhesion molecule 1 isoform X43, translating into MWRDPPGGGCNIPTYITMMLLLAVLALTNVACAEDESMGPVFVKEPPNRVDFSNGTGAVVECQARGNPQPDIIWVRADGSAVGDVPGLRQVLPNGNLVFPPFRAEDYRQEVHAQVYSCLARSPAGSVHSRDVNVRAVVTQPYQPEILTEYVIRGNSAILKCSIPSYIAEFVTVEAWIKEDGEVYLPEDPAVGQDGKYLVLPSGELHIRDVGPEDGYKTYQCRTKHRLTGETRLSATKGRLVITEPLGAKGPKFSSDDRVNSFVRAAGGSSTLLCPAQGFPVPSFRWYKFIEGSSRRQPVQLNDRVRQVSGTLIIREARVEDSGKYLCIVNNSVGGESVETVLTVTAPLAAEIEPSTQTIDFGRPATFTCNVRGNPIKTISWLKDGKPLGLEEPVLRIESVKKEDKGMYQCFVRNDQESAQATAELKLGGRFEPPQIRQAFAEETLQPGPSMFLKCVASGNPTPEITWELDGKRLSNTERLQVGQYVTVNGDVVSHLNISSIHTNDGGLYKCIAASKVGSAEHSARLNVYGLPFIRHMDKKAIVAGETLRVTCPVAGYPIESIVWERDTRVLPINRKQKVFPNGTLIIENVERMSDQATYTCVARNAQGYSARGTLEVQVMVAPQILPFAFGDEPSNWGELISVTCSVTKGDQPLEISWAFNGTPIDSQHGSDVVIASTNKKNSVLTIESVAARHAGEYTCSASNRAGATTHSAQLTVNVPPRWILEPTDKAFAQGSDARVECKADGFPKPQVTWKRAAGDTPGDYTDLKLSNPDISVEDGTLSINNIQKTNEGYYLCEAVNGIGSGLSAVILISVQAPPHFEIKLKNQTARRGEPAVLQCEAQGEKPIGILWNMNNKRLDPKSDSRYTIREEILANGVLSDLSIKRTERSDSALFTCVATNAFGSDDTSINMIVQEVPEVPYGLKVLDKSGRSVQLSWAAPYDGNSPIKRYIIEYKISKGSWETDIDRVLVPGSQQNVAGVFNLRPATTYHLRIVAENEIGASDPSDTVTIITAEEAPSGPPTSVRVDALDQHTLKVTWKPPPREDWNGEILGYYVGYRLSSSDKPYMFETVDFSKEDGKEHHLQIMNLKTYTQYSVVVQAFNKVGSGPMSEERRQHTAEGVPEQPPHDTTCTTLTSQTIRVSWMSPPLSAANGVITGYKVIYGPSDTWYDENTKDTKITSSSETILHGLKKYTNYSMQVLAFTSGGDGVKSAPIHCQTEQDAPEAPIAIKSLVMSAESILVSWRPPSQPNGVITQYTVYTKADNAEEPTSQKVPPNQLTHEASGLDKQRRYDFWVTASTNIGEGEASKIVALAPSVRVPAKIASFDDKFTATYKEDVKLPCLAVGVPAPEVTWKVRGAVLQPSDRLRQLPEGSLFIKEVDRTDAGEYSCYVENSFGHDTVTHQLIVHAPPHSPQVTLTATTTNSLTMKLRPHPTDNAPIHGYTIHYKPEFGDWETAQISSTAQKYTLENLWCGSRYQIYVTAYNGIGTGDPSDMLNTRTKGSKPIIPEAARFIEVSTNSITLHLSAWSDGGCPMLYFVVEHKKKHQQEWNQVSNNVKPGGNFVVLDLDPASWYHLRVTAHNNAGFAVAEYEFATLTVTGGTIAPARELPDVNGGGNDEDPMKIFMANLNLVVPVVAAILVIIVAVIVICVLRGKGHGSDKDDVVYQQTGVGGATLDKRRPDLRDELGYIAPPNRKLPPVPGSNYNTCDRIKRGTVISGTGSIRSHSTWDPRRHMYEELNHCAPNRRCPPPPRMGSAEALSHRGMEDEICPYATFHLLGFREEMDPSKAMQFQTFPHPGNGHSGTMGPPVGHPTNASAHSRSGSQSMPRQNGRYSRVPSQGGGSGTHNVFSPEYDDPANCAPEEDQYGSQYGQYGAPYDHYGSRGSVGRRSVGSARNIPVSGSPEPPPPPPRNHDQNNSSFNDSKESNEISEAECDRDQLVNRNYGVNARGKDGMTTEEMRKLIERNEAPGRQTGTGHGGHGGLLTPYDTVAV; encoded by the exons ATGGAAAGTACCTGGTATTGCCTTCTGGAGAATTGCACATTCGTGACGTTGGACCCGAGGATGGATACAAGACCTACCAATGCCGAACCAAGCATAGACTGACCGGTGAAACAAGATTATCTGCTACCAAGGGACGTCTCGTCATTACCG AGCCGCTGGGAGCGAAAGGACCGAAATTCTCTAGCGACGATCGTGTCAACTCGTTCGTTCGTGCTGCGGGAGGCTCGTCGACGTTACTTTGTCCCGCACAAGGGTTCCCAGTTCCGTCGTTCAG ATGGTACAAGTTCATCGAAGGCTCTTCCCGTCGGCAACCGGTCCAGTTGAACGATCGTGTTCGTCAGGTTAGCGGAACGTTGATCATCCGTGAGGCTCGCGTCGAGGATTCCGGCAAATACTTGTGCATCGTGAACAATTCTGTGGGCGGTGAAAGCGTGGAGACCGTTCTGACTGTAACCGCACCGTTGGCCGCGGAAATCGAACCCAGCACCCAGACCATCGACTTTGGAAGACCGGCTACCTTCACTTGCAACGTCAGAGGAAACCCCATCAAGACTATCTCATGGTTGAAAGATGGCAAACCACTTGGATTGGAAGAACCCGTACTCAGAATCGAGAGCGTCAAGAAAGAGGACAAGGGAATGTATCAATGCTTCGTTCGAAACGATCAGGAAAGCGCACAGGCAACGGCAGAACTGAAACTTGGTGGACGAT TCGAACCCCCGCAGATTCGCCAGGCCTTCGCCGAGGAGACTCTTCAGCCCGGACCAAGCATGTTCCTCAAGTGTGTCGCCAGCGGAAACCCAACTCCTGAGATCACCTGGGAACTGGACGGCAAACGACTATCCAACACCGAGAGGCTTCAAGTAGGACAGTACGTTACGGTGAACGGCGATGTGGTTTCTCATTTGAACATCTCCAGCATTCACACCAACGATGGTGGTCTATACAAATGCATTGCCGCGTCAAAG GTTGGATCAGCGGAACACTCGGCCCGTTTGAACGTCTATGGTCTGCCCTTCATCCGTCACATGGACAAAAAGGCTATCGTTGCTGGTGAAACTCTTCGCGTGACTTGCCCAGTCGCCGGATATCCGATCGAGAGCATCGTATGGGAACGTGACACGAGAGTATTGCCGATCAACAGGAAACAAAAGGTCTTCCCCAATGGCACGCTTATAATCGAGAACGTCGAGAGAATGAGCGATCAAGCTACCTACACCTGTGTGGCACGCAATGCTCAAGGATATAGCGCAAGAGGAACCCTGGAAGTGCAAGTAATGG TCGCTCCGCAAATACTGCCCTTCGCGTTCGGCGACGAACCATCCAACTGGGGTGAACTGATTTCCGTCACTTGCTCGGTGACCAAGGGAGATCAGCCTCTCGAGATATCGTGGGCGTTTAACGGGACTCCGATCGACAGTCAGCACGGATCCGATGTCGTGATTGCGAGCACTAACAAGAAAAACAGCGTGCTAACGATCGAGTCGGTCGCGGCGAGACACGCCGGAGAGTACACGTGTTCCGCGTCGAATCGTGCCGGCGCCACGACCCATTCTGCCCAGCTAACCGTAAACG TACCACCTCGCTGGATTCTGGAACCGACTGATAAGGCATTCGCTCAGGGCTCTGATGCACGCGTTGAATGCAAAGCCGACGGTTTCCCCAAGCCTCAAGTCACCTGGAAGAGAGCAGCTG gggaTACACCGGGCGATTACACTGACTTGAAACTTAGCAACCCAGACATCAGCGTTGAGGATGGAACCCTGTCTATCAATAACATTCAAAAGACAAACGAAGGCTATTATCTTTGCGAGGCTGTCAATGGAATTGGCTCAGGACTTTCGGCTGTCATTCTCATTTCGGTTCAGG CTCCACCACACTTTGAAATCAAACTGAAGAACCAGACTGCACGACGCGGAGAACCAGCTGTATTGCAATGCGAGGCTCAAGGCGAAAAACCCATTGGTATCTTATGGAACATGAACAACAAGAGGCTGGACCCGAAGAGCGATTCTCGTTACACCATCCGTGAGGAAATTCTGGCTAATGGAGTACTGTCTGACCTGAGCATCAAGAGAACCGAAAGAAGCGACTCTGCCTTGTTCACCTGCGTTGCCACTAATGCATTTGGAAGCGATGACACTAGCATCAACATGATTGTTCAAG AGGTTCCTGAAGTTCCATACGGCCTTAAAGTATTAGACAAATCTGGACGTTCGGTACAATTGTCCTGGGCAGCACCTTACGATGGAAACAGTCCTATCAAACGCTACATCATCGAATACAAAATCAGCAAAGGCTCTTGGGAAACCGATATCGACAGAGTACTGGTACCTGGATCCCAACAGAACGTAGCTGGAGTTTTCAACCTGAGACCCGCCACCACCTATCATCTGAGAATCGTTGCTGAGAATGAAATTGGCGCATCTGACCCATCTGATACTGTTACCATCATCACTGCCGAAGAAGCTCCAAGTGGCCCACCAACCTCCGTTCGAGTCGATGCTCTTGACCAACACACTCTTAAG GTAACATGGAAACCACCCCCACGCGAAGACTGGAACGGCGAGATCCTTGGCTACTACGTTGGATACAGACTCTCCTCCTCTGACAAACCATACATGTTCGAAACCGTGGACTTCTCGAAGGAGGATGGAAAGGAACACCATTTGCAGATCATGAACTTGAAAACCTACACCCAGTACAGCGTTGTCGTTCAGGCATTTAACAAAGTTGGATCAGGACCGATGAGCGAGGAACGAAGACAACACACTGCCGAAGGAGTACCTGAACAACCACCCCATGACACAACCTGCACTACTCTTACTTCTCAGACAATCAGAGTTTCTTGGATGTCGCCACCCCTTAGCGCTGCCAATGGTGTCATCACTGGATACAAG GTTATTTACGGACCATCTGACACCTGGTATGACGAGAACACAAAGGACACCAAGATCACCTCTTCCAGCGAAACAATTCTCCATGGACTAAAGAAATATACCAACTACAGCATGCAAGTTCTGGCTTTCACTTCCGGTGGCGATGGCGTCAAATCTGCACCTATCCACTGCCAAACTGAACAAGATG CCCCTGAAGCTCCGATCGCGATCAAATCTCTGGTTATGTCCGCTGAATCCATCCTCGTCTCATGGCGCCCACCAAGCCAACCCAACGGAGTCATCACTCAATATACCGTCTACACCAAGGCCGATAACGCAGAGGAACCGACAAGCCAAAAAGTACCACCGAATCAATTGACTCACGAAGCTTCTGGACTGGACAAACAACGCAGATACGACTTCTGGGTAACCGCTAGCACCAACATCGGCGAGGGAGAAGCTTCCAAGATTGTGGCTTTGGCACCAAGCGTTAGAG TACCGGCAAAGATCGCATCGTTCGACGACAAGTTCACAGCTACCTACAAAGAAGATGTAAAACTACCCTGCCTTGCTGTCGGCGTACCTGCACCGGAAGTAACATGGAAAGTACGAGGCGCCGTTCTCCAACCAAGCGACAGACTGCGACAATTGCCCGAGGGATCTCTGTTCATTAAGGAAGTTGACCGTACAGATGCTGGAGAATATTCTTGCTACGTTGAAAACTCGTTTGGCCATGATACCGTTACTCATCAACTAATTGTCCATG CTCCTCCTCATTCACCGCAAGTCACCCTCACTGCCACCACAACTAACTCGTTAACGATGAAACTGAGACCTCACCCCACTGACAACGCTCCCATTCATGGATACACTATTCACTACAAACCGGAATTCGGCGATTGGGAAACCGCTCAGATTAGTTCCACGGCTCAGAAGTACACTTTGGAGAATTTGTGGTGTGGCTCCAGATATCAGATCTATGTTACCGCATACAATGG AATTGGAACTGGCGATCCTTCTGACATGCTCAACACTCGTACCAAAGGCTCGAAACCGATCATCCCTGAAGCTGCAAGGTTCATCGAAGTCTCTACGAACAGCATTACCCTTCATCTGAGTGCCTGGTCCGATGGCGGTTGCCCCATGCTCTACTTCGTCGTTGAACACAAGAAGAA GCACCAACAGGAATGGAATCAGGTATCTAACAACGTGAAACCCGGTGGAAACTTTGTCGTTCTGGACTTGGACCCTGCTAGCTGGTATCATCTTCGCGTGACTGCTCATAACAACGCTGGTTTCGCGGTAGCCGAATACGAATTCGCCACACTGACCGTAACCGGAG GCACCATTGCACCGGCCCGAGAGCTACCTGACGTGAACGGTGGTGGCAACGACGAGGATccgatgaaaattttcatggCTAACTTGAATCTGGTCGTGCCGGTGGTCGCAGCTATTCTCGTTATAATCGTTGCCGTCATCGTGATCTGTGTTCTCAGAGGAAAGGGCCATGGTAGCGATAAAG ACGACGTGGTATATCAGCAAACCGGAGTTGGCGGAGCTACCCTCGACAAACGCAGACCCGACCTTCGCGACGAGCTTGGATACATCGCACCACCGAATCGCAAGTTACCCCCTGTTCCTGGTTCCAACTATAACACCTGCGATCGCATCAAGCGAGGTACAGTTATAA GTGGAACAGGCTCGATAAGGAGCCACTCGACCTGGGATCCGAGACGACATATGTACGAAGAATTGAATCATTGCGCGCCGAACCGAAGATGTCCACCACCACCACGTATGGGCAGTGCCGAAGCTTTATCCCACAGAG GTATGGAGGATGAGATCTGCCCGTATGCTACCTTCCATCTCCTTGGATTCCGCGAAGAAATGGACCCCAGCAAGGCTATGCAGTTCCAGACTTTCCCTCACCCCGGAAACGGACACTCTGGCACCATGGGACCACCTGTTGGACATCCTACCAATGCTTCTGCCCATAGCCGTTCTGGATCCCAATCTATG CCACGTCAAAATGGACGCTACTCCCGAGTGCCATCCCAAGGAGGCGGCAGCGGAACCCACAACGTTTTCTCCCCCGAATACGACGACCCAGCAAACTGTGCACCGGAAGAAGATCAATATGGCTCTCAATACGGACAATATGGCGCTCCTTATGATCACTACGGATCTCGCGGCTCAGTTGGTCGTCGCAGCGTAGGATCGGCCCGCAATATCCCTGTTTCCGGATCACCcgaaccaccaccacccccacCAAGGAACCACGACCAGAACAACTCGAGCTTCAACGACAGCAAGGAGAGCAACGAGATCAGCGAGGCAGAATGCGATCGCGACCAACTTGTGAACCGCAACTACGGCG TGAATGCTCGCGGCAAGGACGGCATGACCACCGAGGAGATGCGTAAACTCATAGAGAG aaacgAAGCCCCCGGCCGGCAAACCGGCACCGGCCACGGCGGTCACGGGGGACTCCTCACACCCTACGATACTGTGGCAGTGTAA
- the Dscam1 gene encoding Down syndrome cell adhesion molecule 1 isoform X48, which translates to MWRDPPGGGCNIPTYITMMLLLAVLALTNVACAEDESMGPVFVKEPPNRVDFSNGTGAVVECQARGNPQPDIIWVRADGSAVGDVPGLRQVLPNGNLVFPPFRAEDYRQEVHAQVYSCLARSPAGSVHSRDVNVRAVVSQFFVTEAENEYVIRANSAIMKCKIPSFVSEFVHVDQWVADDGTVYTTGDDYDGKYLVLPSGELHIRDVGPEDGYKTYQCRTKHRLTGETRLSATKGRLVITEPVGSKAPSILGEKGSLMERRTGTHIVILCQGQAYPVPMFRWYKFIEGSSRRQPVQLNDRVRQVSGTLIIREARVEDSGKYLCIVNNSVGGESVETVLTVTAPLAAEIEPSTQTIDFGRPATFTCNVRGNPIKTISWLKDGKPLGLEEPVLRIESVKKEDKGMYQCFVRNDQESAQATAELKLGGRFEPPQIRQAFAEETLQPGPSMFLKCVASGNPTPEITWELDGKRLSNTERLQVGQYVTVNGDVVSHLNISSIHTNDGGLYKCIAASKVGSAEHSARLNVYGLPFIRHMDKKAIVAGETLRVTCPVAGYPIESIVWERDTRVLPINRKQKVFPNGTLIIENVERMSDQATYTCVARNAQGYSARGTLEVQVMVAPQILPFAFGDEPSNWGELISVTCSVTKGDQPLEISWAFNGTPIDSQHGSDVVIASTNKKNSVLTIESVAARHAGEYTCSASNRAGATTHSAQLTVNVPPRWILEPTDKAFAQGSDARVECKADGFPKPQVTWKRAAGDTPGDYTDLKLSNPDISVEDGTLSINNIQKTNEGYYLCEAVNGIGSGLSAVILISVQAPPHFEIKLKNQTARRGEPAVLQCEAQGEKPIGILWNMNNKRLDPKSDSRYTIREEILANGVLSDLSIKRTERSDSALFTCVATNAFGSDDTSINMIVQEVPEVPYGLKVLDKSGRSVQLSWAAPYDGNSPIKRYIIEYKISKGSWETDIDRVLVPGSQQNVAGVFNLRPATTYHLRIVAENEIGASDPSDTVTIITAEEAPSGPPTSVRVDALDQHTLKVTWKPPPREDWNGEILGYYVGYRLSSSDKPYMFETVDFSKEDGKEHHLQIMNLKTYTQYSVVVQAFNKVGSGPMSEERRQHTAEGVPEQPPHDTTCTTLTSQTIRVSWMSPPLSAANGVITGYKVIYGPSDTWYDENTKDTKITSSSETILHGLKKYTNYSMQVLAFTSGGDGVKSAPIHCQTEQDAPEAPIAIKSLVMSAESILVSWRPPSQPNGVITQYTVYTKADNAEEPTSQKVPPNQLTHEASGLDKQRRYDFWVTASTNIGEGEASKIVALAPSVRVPAKIASFDDKFTATYKEDVKLPCLAVGVPAPEVTWKVRGAVLQPSDRLRQLPEGSLFIKEVDRTDAGEYSCYVENSFGHDTVTHQLIVHAPPHSPQVTLTATTTNSLTMKLRPHPTDNAPIHGYTIHYKPEFGDWETAQISSTAQKYTLENLWCGSRYQIYVTAYNGIGTGDPSDMLNTRTKGSKPIIPEAARFIEVSTNSITLHLSAWSDGGCPMLYFVVEHKKKHQQEWNQVSNNVKPGGNFVVLDLDPASWYHLRVTAHNNAGFAVAEYEFATLTVTGGTIAPARELPDVNGGGNDEDPMKIFMANLNLVVPVVAAILVIIVAVIVICVLRGKGHGSDKDDVVYQQTGVGGATLDKRRPDLRDELGYIAPPNRKLPPVPGSNYNTCDRIKRGTVISGTGSIRSHSTWDPRRHMYEELNHCAPNRRCPPPPRMGSAEALSHRGMEDEICPYATFHLLGFREEMDPSKAMQFQTFPHPGNGHSGTMGPPVGHPTNASAHSRSGSQSMPRQNGRYSRVPSQGGGSGTHNVFSPEYDDPANCAPEEDQYGSQYGQYGAPYDHYGSRGSVGRRSVGSARNIPVSGSPEPPPPPPRNHDQNNSSFNDSKESNEISEAECDRDQLVNRNYGVNARGKDGMTTEEMRKLIERNEAPGRQTGTGHGGHGGLLTPYDTVAV; encoded by the exons ATGGAAAGTACCTGGTATTGCCTTCTGGAGAATTGCACATTCGTGACGTTGGACCCGAGGATGGATACAAGACCTACCAATGCCGAACCAAGCATAGACTGACCGGTGAAACAAGATTATCTGCTACCAAGGGACGTCTCGTCATTACCG AACCGGTCGGTAGCAAAGCACCCTCGATTCTTGGAGAAAAGGGCAGTCTCATGGAGAGACGTACCGGTACCCACATCGTGATTCTTTGCCAAGGGCAGGCTTACCCTGTTCCAATGTTCAG ATGGTACAAGTTCATCGAAGGCTCTTCCCGTCGGCAACCGGTCCAGTTGAACGATCGTGTTCGTCAGGTTAGCGGAACGTTGATCATCCGTGAGGCTCGCGTCGAGGATTCCGGCAAATACTTGTGCATCGTGAACAATTCTGTGGGCGGTGAAAGCGTGGAGACCGTTCTGACTGTAACCGCACCGTTGGCCGCGGAAATCGAACCCAGCACCCAGACCATCGACTTTGGAAGACCGGCTACCTTCACTTGCAACGTCAGAGGAAACCCCATCAAGACTATCTCATGGTTGAAAGATGGCAAACCACTTGGATTGGAAGAACCCGTACTCAGAATCGAGAGCGTCAAGAAAGAGGACAAGGGAATGTATCAATGCTTCGTTCGAAACGATCAGGAAAGCGCACAGGCAACGGCAGAACTGAAACTTGGTGGACGAT TCGAACCCCCGCAGATTCGCCAGGCCTTCGCCGAGGAGACTCTTCAGCCCGGACCAAGCATGTTCCTCAAGTGTGTCGCCAGCGGAAACCCAACTCCTGAGATCACCTGGGAACTGGACGGCAAACGACTATCCAACACCGAGAGGCTTCAAGTAGGACAGTACGTTACGGTGAACGGCGATGTGGTTTCTCATTTGAACATCTCCAGCATTCACACCAACGATGGTGGTCTATACAAATGCATTGCCGCGTCAAAG GTTGGATCAGCGGAACACTCGGCCCGTTTGAACGTCTATGGTCTGCCCTTCATCCGTCACATGGACAAAAAGGCTATCGTTGCTGGTGAAACTCTTCGCGTGACTTGCCCAGTCGCCGGATATCCGATCGAGAGCATCGTATGGGAACGTGACACGAGAGTATTGCCGATCAACAGGAAACAAAAGGTCTTCCCCAATGGCACGCTTATAATCGAGAACGTCGAGAGAATGAGCGATCAAGCTACCTACACCTGTGTGGCACGCAATGCTCAAGGATATAGCGCAAGAGGAACCCTGGAAGTGCAAGTAATGG TCGCTCCGCAAATACTGCCCTTCGCGTTCGGCGACGAACCATCCAACTGGGGTGAACTGATTTCCGTCACTTGCTCGGTGACCAAGGGAGATCAGCCTCTCGAGATATCGTGGGCGTTTAACGGGACTCCGATCGACAGTCAGCACGGATCCGATGTCGTGATTGCGAGCACTAACAAGAAAAACAGCGTGCTAACGATCGAGTCGGTCGCGGCGAGACACGCCGGAGAGTACACGTGTTCCGCGTCGAATCGTGCCGGCGCCACGACCCATTCTGCCCAGCTAACCGTAAACG TACCACCTCGCTGGATTCTGGAACCGACTGATAAGGCATTCGCTCAGGGCTCTGATGCACGCGTTGAATGCAAAGCCGACGGTTTCCCCAAGCCTCAAGTCACCTGGAAGAGAGCAGCTG gggaTACACCGGGCGATTACACTGACTTGAAACTTAGCAACCCAGACATCAGCGTTGAGGATGGAACCCTGTCTATCAATAACATTCAAAAGACAAACGAAGGCTATTATCTTTGCGAGGCTGTCAATGGAATTGGCTCAGGACTTTCGGCTGTCATTCTCATTTCGGTTCAGG CTCCACCACACTTTGAAATCAAACTGAAGAACCAGACTGCACGACGCGGAGAACCAGCTGTATTGCAATGCGAGGCTCAAGGCGAAAAACCCATTGGTATCTTATGGAACATGAACAACAAGAGGCTGGACCCGAAGAGCGATTCTCGTTACACCATCCGTGAGGAAATTCTGGCTAATGGAGTACTGTCTGACCTGAGCATCAAGAGAACCGAAAGAAGCGACTCTGCCTTGTTCACCTGCGTTGCCACTAATGCATTTGGAAGCGATGACACTAGCATCAACATGATTGTTCAAG AGGTTCCTGAAGTTCCATACGGCCTTAAAGTATTAGACAAATCTGGACGTTCGGTACAATTGTCCTGGGCAGCACCTTACGATGGAAACAGTCCTATCAAACGCTACATCATCGAATACAAAATCAGCAAAGGCTCTTGGGAAACCGATATCGACAGAGTACTGGTACCTGGATCCCAACAGAACGTAGCTGGAGTTTTCAACCTGAGACCCGCCACCACCTATCATCTGAGAATCGTTGCTGAGAATGAAATTGGCGCATCTGACCCATCTGATACTGTTACCATCATCACTGCCGAAGAAGCTCCAAGTGGCCCACCAACCTCCGTTCGAGTCGATGCTCTTGACCAACACACTCTTAAG GTAACATGGAAACCACCCCCACGCGAAGACTGGAACGGCGAGATCCTTGGCTACTACGTTGGATACAGACTCTCCTCCTCTGACAAACCATACATGTTCGAAACCGTGGACTTCTCGAAGGAGGATGGAAAGGAACACCATTTGCAGATCATGAACTTGAAAACCTACACCCAGTACAGCGTTGTCGTTCAGGCATTTAACAAAGTTGGATCAGGACCGATGAGCGAGGAACGAAGACAACACACTGCCGAAGGAGTACCTGAACAACCACCCCATGACACAACCTGCACTACTCTTACTTCTCAGACAATCAGAGTTTCTTGGATGTCGCCACCCCTTAGCGCTGCCAATGGTGTCATCACTGGATACAAG GTTATTTACGGACCATCTGACACCTGGTATGACGAGAACACAAAGGACACCAAGATCACCTCTTCCAGCGAAACAATTCTCCATGGACTAAAGAAATATACCAACTACAGCATGCAAGTTCTGGCTTTCACTTCCGGTGGCGATGGCGTCAAATCTGCACCTATCCACTGCCAAACTGAACAAGATG CCCCTGAAGCTCCGATCGCGATCAAATCTCTGGTTATGTCCGCTGAATCCATCCTCGTCTCATGGCGCCCACCAAGCCAACCCAACGGAGTCATCACTCAATATACCGTCTACACCAAGGCCGATAACGCAGAGGAACCGACAAGCCAAAAAGTACCACCGAATCAATTGACTCACGAAGCTTCTGGACTGGACAAACAACGCAGATACGACTTCTGGGTAACCGCTAGCACCAACATCGGCGAGGGAGAAGCTTCCAAGATTGTGGCTTTGGCACCAAGCGTTAGAG TACCGGCAAAGATCGCATCGTTCGACGACAAGTTCACAGCTACCTACAAAGAAGATGTAAAACTACCCTGCCTTGCTGTCGGCGTACCTGCACCGGAAGTAACATGGAAAGTACGAGGCGCCGTTCTCCAACCAAGCGACAGACTGCGACAATTGCCCGAGGGATCTCTGTTCATTAAGGAAGTTGACCGTACAGATGCTGGAGAATATTCTTGCTACGTTGAAAACTCGTTTGGCCATGATACCGTTACTCATCAACTAATTGTCCATG CTCCTCCTCATTCACCGCAAGTCACCCTCACTGCCACCACAACTAACTCGTTAACGATGAAACTGAGACCTCACCCCACTGACAACGCTCCCATTCATGGATACACTATTCACTACAAACCGGAATTCGGCGATTGGGAAACCGCTCAGATTAGTTCCACGGCTCAGAAGTACACTTTGGAGAATTTGTGGTGTGGCTCCAGATATCAGATCTATGTTACCGCATACAATGG AATTGGAACTGGCGATCCTTCTGACATGCTCAACACTCGTACCAAAGGCTCGAAACCGATCATCCCTGAAGCTGCAAGGTTCATCGAAGTCTCTACGAACAGCATTACCCTTCATCTGAGTGCCTGGTCCGATGGCGGTTGCCCCATGCTCTACTTCGTCGTTGAACACAAGAAGAA GCACCAACAGGAATGGAATCAGGTATCTAACAACGTGAAACCCGGTGGAAACTTTGTCGTTCTGGACTTGGACCCTGCTAGCTGGTATCATCTTCGCGTGACTGCTCATAACAACGCTGGTTTCGCGGTAGCCGAATACGAATTCGCCACACTGACCGTAACCGGAG GCACCATTGCACCGGCCCGAGAGCTACCTGACGTGAACGGTGGTGGCAACGACGAGGATccgatgaaaattttcatggCTAACTTGAATCTGGTCGTGCCGGTGGTCGCAGCTATTCTCGTTATAATCGTTGCCGTCATCGTGATCTGTGTTCTCAGAGGAAAGGGCCATGGTAGCGATAAAG ACGACGTGGTATATCAGCAAACCGGAGTTGGCGGAGCTACCCTCGACAAACGCAGACCCGACCTTCGCGACGAGCTTGGATACATCGCACCACCGAATCGCAAGTTACCCCCTGTTCCTGGTTCCAACTATAACACCTGCGATCGCATCAAGCGAGGTACAGTTATAA GTGGAACAGGCTCGATAAGGAGCCACTCGACCTGGGATCCGAGACGACATATGTACGAAGAATTGAATCATTGCGCGCCGAACCGAAGATGTCCACCACCACCACGTATGGGCAGTGCCGAAGCTTTATCCCACAGAG GTATGGAGGATGAGATCTGCCCGTATGCTACCTTCCATCTCCTTGGATTCCGCGAAGAAATGGACCCCAGCAAGGCTATGCAGTTCCAGACTTTCCCTCACCCCGGAAACGGACACTCTGGCACCATGGGACCACCTGTTGGACATCCTACCAATGCTTCTGCCCATAGCCGTTCTGGATCCCAATCTATG CCACGTCAAAATGGACGCTACTCCCGAGTGCCATCCCAAGGAGGCGGCAGCGGAACCCACAACGTTTTCTCCCCCGAATACGACGACCCAGCAAACTGTGCACCGGAAGAAGATCAATATGGCTCTCAATACGGACAATATGGCGCTCCTTATGATCACTACGGATCTCGCGGCTCAGTTGGTCGTCGCAGCGTAGGATCGGCCCGCAATATCCCTGTTTCCGGATCACCcgaaccaccaccacccccacCAAGGAACCACGACCAGAACAACTCGAGCTTCAACGACAGCAAGGAGAGCAACGAGATCAGCGAGGCAGAATGCGATCGCGACCAACTTGTGAACCGCAACTACGGCG TGAATGCTCGCGGCAAGGACGGCATGACCACCGAGGAGATGCGTAAACTCATAGAGAG aaacgAAGCCCCCGGCCGGCAAACCGGCACCGGCCACGGCGGTCACGGGGGACTCCTCACACCCTACGATACTGTGGCAGTGTAA